One region of Erwinia tracheiphila genomic DNA includes:
- a CDS encoding conjugative transfer ATPase: MPGQPEGKDSPLVIHGREPLTRPGRMTRQEESKVYHANPSIIDYLPWVEFLDEEECLLLEDGISVGAVYDVTPVATEGRTDDRLEQIRDTVEDALQDSFDEYDENPWVVQFFCQDEDDAESYLDHLRGYVKPHAQRTAFTEAWLGEMERHIRSISRPEGLFTDALITGQPWRGQQRRTRMVIYRWIGKSASRDPMPPVAMLNQACERVVSALGGAGIRCTRQNGLQVHSWLLRLFNPSPDWVEKSTLYHQAAYADPRNFPAGVAPVSNDFAETLWFTPPVSDPENGVWWIDNKPHCALPVERLRTPPEPGTITGEQARGEKKINALMDMFPEGTLLCMTIVVQPQDRLEEQFNRLSKNAVGENTESGRVRQDVKTVKEYLGNRHKLYRAGITFLLRGDDMDNLKRKRLDLTTVLLGAGLQPVRPEFEVGPLNTWLRALPMCFNPDSDKKYWYTRLTWVQHLAGLLPVTGRETGTGNPGFSFFNRGGDILTFDPLNKYDRTQNAHLLLFGPTGAGKSATLCYAFSQLMAVHRPRLFIAEAGNSFGLQADYFESLGLSVNKISVKPGSGVSLPPFADAHKLVEEGLAAHAVDESDLPDIDADSDGEGEDEDKRDILGEMEISARMMITGGDPKEEAEMKRADRAMIREALLMAAHATYKEGRQMLPSDLQKALYSIAGDDSDEGQNVRNAQRKAKAAEMAEALGMFTQEGSFEAELFNREGELWPEADVTLVDLGHLAREGYEAQMALTMVSMTNMINNIAERDQYLGRDIVFAVDEAHIVTVNPLLSPYMTKVVKMWRKLGAWLWLATQNLKDFPDIAEKMLNMAEWWICLTMPPEEVKDISRFRALTPEQEAVLLSARKLSGCYTEGVVLAKRIEALFRAVPPSLYLALGMTEKEEKAERRALMREHHCSELDAAKLIARKLDRLRGLTDAHDEESTAA, encoded by the coding sequence ATGCCAGGGCAGCCAGAGGGGAAGGATTCTCCTCTGGTTATTCATGGTCGGGAGCCACTGACGCGACCGGGCCGGATGACCCGGCAGGAAGAGTCAAAAGTGTATCACGCCAACCCGTCCATCATTGATTATCTGCCCTGGGTGGAATTCCTGGATGAAGAGGAGTGTCTTCTGCTTGAGGACGGTATTTCTGTCGGTGCGGTTTATGATGTGACGCCGGTGGCCACGGAGGGACGTACGGATGACAGGCTCGAGCAGATCCGCGATACGGTGGAAGATGCCCTGCAGGACAGTTTTGATGAATATGACGAGAATCCCTGGGTGGTACAGTTCTTCTGCCAGGATGAAGATGATGCTGAATCGTATCTGGACCACTTACGCGGTTACGTGAAACCGCATGCGCAACGCACGGCATTTACGGAAGCCTGGCTGGGTGAAATGGAACGTCATATCCGTAGTATCTCGCGGCCGGAAGGGCTGTTTACCGATGCGTTGATCACCGGTCAGCCGTGGCGCGGCCAGCAGCGTCGCACCCGTATGGTTATTTATCGCTGGATCGGGAAATCTGCGTCCCGGGACCCGATGCCGCCGGTGGCGATGCTCAACCAGGCGTGTGAACGTGTGGTAAGTGCGCTTGGCGGGGCCGGTATTCGTTGTACCCGCCAGAACGGCCTGCAGGTTCACAGTTGGCTGCTGCGCCTGTTTAATCCGTCTCCGGACTGGGTGGAGAAATCCACACTGTATCATCAGGCGGCGTATGCCGATCCGCGCAACTTCCCGGCGGGCGTGGCGCCGGTCAGCAATGATTTTGCTGAAACGCTGTGGTTTACGCCACCCGTTTCGGATCCGGAAAACGGCGTATGGTGGATAGATAATAAACCACATTGTGCGCTGCCGGTTGAGAGACTGCGTACTCCACCAGAGCCGGGTACCATTACCGGTGAACAGGCCCGTGGTGAGAAAAAAATCAACGCGCTGATGGATATGTTTCCGGAAGGGACACTGCTGTGCATGACGATTGTTGTGCAGCCGCAGGACAGGCTGGAAGAACAGTTTAACCGCCTGTCGAAAAATGCCGTCGGGGAGAATACCGAATCCGGCCGTGTCCGCCAGGATGTGAAAACGGTGAAAGAGTATCTGGGAAACCGGCATAAGCTGTATCGTGCCGGGATCACCTTCCTGCTGCGCGGGGATGATATGGATAATCTTAAGCGTAAACGTCTTGATTTGACCACCGTATTGCTTGGGGCCGGTCTGCAGCCGGTTCGACCGGAATTTGAGGTGGGGCCGCTGAATACCTGGCTGCGGGCGCTGCCAATGTGTTTTAACCCGGACAGCGATAAAAAATACTGGTACACCCGTCTGACCTGGGTACAACACCTTGCGGGGTTGCTGCCGGTTACCGGGCGGGAAACCGGTACCGGCAACCCGGGTTTCAGCTTTTTTAACCGCGGCGGCGATATTCTGACGTTTGATCCACTGAACAAGTATGATCGTACCCAGAATGCGCATCTGTTGTTGTTCGGACCGACGGGGGCAGGTAAGTCGGCCACGCTGTGTTATGCCTTTTCTCAGCTGATGGCGGTTCACCGACCACGTCTGTTTATCGCTGAAGCCGGGAACAGTTTTGGCCTGCAGGCTGATTATTTTGAAAGCCTTGGACTTTCTGTCAACAAGATAAGCGTCAAACCGGGTAGTGGGGTCAGCCTGCCGCCGTTTGCCGACGCGCATAAACTGGTCGAAGAAGGGCTGGCAGCACATGCTGTTGATGAAAGCGACCTCCCCGATATTGATGCTGACAGCGATGGAGAGGGTGAAGACGAGGATAAACGGGATATTCTCGGTGAGATGGAGATTTCAGCCCGGATGATGATAACGGGCGGCGATCCGAAAGAAGAAGCCGAAATGAAGCGTGCCGACCGGGCTATGATCCGTGAAGCGCTGCTGATGGCCGCGCATGCAACATATAAAGAAGGGAGGCAGATGCTGCCTTCTGACCTGCAGAAAGCGTTATACAGCATTGCCGGTGATGACAGCGATGAGGGGCAGAATGTCCGTAATGCCCAGCGTAAGGCGAAAGCCGCAGAGATGGCGGAGGCGCTGGGGATGTTCACTCAGGAAGGCAGCTTTGAGGCGGAGCTGTTCAACCGCGAGGGGGAGTTGTGGCCTGAAGCGGATGTGACCCTGGTGGATCTCGGTCATCTGGCGCGTGAGGGTTATGAAGCGCAGATGGCGCTGACCATGGTGTCAATGACCAACATGATTAACAATATTGCGGAGCGGGACCAGTATCTCGGCCGCGATATTGTCTTCGCGGTGGATGAGGCGCATATCGTGACGGTTAATCCACTGTTGTCGCCGTATATGACCAAAGTGGTCAAAATGTGGCGAAAGTTGGGGGCCTGGCTGTGGCTGGCCACGCAGAACCTGAAGGACTTTCCGGATATTGCGGAGAAAATGCTGAACATGGCGGAGTGGTGGATTTGCCTCACCATGCCACCGGAGGAGGTGAAAGATATCAGCCGGTTCCGTGCGCTCACGCCTGAACAGGAAGCCGTACTACTTTCCGCCCGCAAGCTGTCAGGTTGCTATACCGAAGGGGTGGTGCTGGCCAAACGTATTGAGGCGCTGTTCCGTGCTGTTCCCCCCAGTCTGTATCTCGCGCTGGGCATGACGGAGAAAGAGGAAAAGGCGGAACGCCGGGCGCTGATGCGTGAGCATCACTGTAGCGAACTGGATGCGGCGAAGCTGATTGCCCGTAAACTGGACCGGTTGCGAGGACTGACTGACGCACACGACGAGGAGAGCACAGCAGCATGA
- a CDS encoding TIGR03751 family conjugal transfer lipoprotein, with the protein MNLKPIVMVFTVALLLNGCATTKEEMLPTGEHTMLELWNGADGEGGTTRQSAVARDTLRRPLTDDEHRKGTQDDRSYSRSQESEISQQFSRLPNPDMVMYLYPHLAGGNTPVPGYSTVFPFYSQTQYAMPGERTEAL; encoded by the coding sequence ATGAATCTGAAACCGATCGTTATGGTATTCACCGTTGCGCTGTTGCTGAACGGCTGCGCGACGACAAAAGAAGAGATGCTGCCGACTGGCGAGCATACCATGCTTGAACTGTGGAACGGGGCAGACGGTGAAGGGGGAACCACTCGTCAGTCCGCTGTTGCGAGGGACACGCTGCGTCGTCCGTTAACCGACGATGAACACCGGAAAGGTACACAGGACGATCGCAGCTACAGCCGCTCGCAGGAGAGTGAAATTTCACAACAATTCTCCCGGTTGCCCAACCCGGATATGGTGATGTACCTGTATCCCCATCTGGCTGGCGGCAACACGCCAGTGCCTGGCTATAGCACTGTATTTCCTTTCTACAGCCAGACACAGTATGCGATGCCAGGTGAACGTACGGAGGCGCTGTAA
- a CDS encoding TIGR03752 family integrating conjugative element protein, with protein sequence MQIKSNAMVKFIVPAVVVAGLAVGLKSCKGERPPENSSGDVTTVLKNLSQDELKALGVEGDTPEDTLRTLIGRLNDVRDRQKTLDKQNADLLKENEQLRKRGTNVSGQVDEAVQGLRKEYDKRQQQLQNEQTSLLAKVQALSEQLKTTGSGSAGAKPASDSDIPLGLGLDGLGGSTHGTAIRGDDGLMWVTPGDQKAVDPRDAASGKASPQFPTSFLDNNPLTRQKAAYEQQVKGRTNEKGGQDSAEPVYTLPENSTLVGSRAMTALLGRIPINGTVTDPYPFKVLIGKDNLTANGIELPDVEGAIVSGSASGDWTLSCVRGQVNSITFVFADGTVRTVPQPDVSGKNTGNGNTQNKTGTDGGIGWISDNDGIPCISGTRKSNASTYLPTLFALSAAGAAGEALSEGQYTTQNNVNGISSTLTGSAGEAALGKALSGGMSETTDWVKQRYGQTFDAIYVPPGAKLAVHITRQLAIDYEDNGRRVRYDFTLPGGVSDNGGLD encoded by the coding sequence ATGCAGATTAAGTCCAATGCCATGGTGAAATTTATTGTTCCCGCAGTAGTGGTGGCGGGCCTGGCTGTGGGCCTGAAAAGCTGTAAAGGAGAGCGACCACCAGAGAATTCATCGGGTGATGTGACGACAGTACTGAAAAATCTCTCACAGGATGAGCTTAAGGCGCTCGGAGTGGAAGGTGATACGCCGGAAGATACTCTGCGCACACTGATAGGCCGGCTGAACGACGTTCGCGATCGCCAGAAAACACTGGATAAACAGAATGCTGATTTGCTGAAAGAGAATGAGCAACTGCGTAAGCGCGGCACTAATGTATCCGGGCAGGTTGACGAGGCTGTGCAGGGGCTGCGTAAGGAGTATGACAAACGTCAGCAGCAACTGCAGAACGAACAGACCAGCCTGCTGGCAAAAGTGCAGGCACTGTCTGAACAGCTGAAAACCACCGGCAGTGGTTCCGCAGGCGCAAAACCGGCTTCTGACAGCGATATTCCGCTGGGCCTCGGTCTGGATGGTCTGGGGGGCAGTACCCATGGTACCGCCATCCGGGGCGATGACGGGCTGATGTGGGTGACGCCAGGCGATCAAAAAGCTGTCGATCCGCGCGATGCTGCCAGTGGTAAGGCTTCGCCGCAATTTCCCACCTCCTTTCTGGACAACAACCCTCTGACCCGGCAGAAAGCGGCCTATGAGCAGCAGGTTAAGGGCCGCACGAACGAGAAGGGGGGGCAGGACAGCGCTGAACCCGTCTATACCCTGCCGGAAAACTCCACCCTGGTGGGCAGCCGGGCAATGACGGCGTTGTTAGGGCGCATTCCGATTAATGGCACTGTGACCGATCCGTACCCCTTCAAGGTGCTGATTGGTAAGGATAACCTCACGGCCAATGGTATTGAACTGCCGGATGTGGAGGGGGCGATTGTCTCCGGCAGCGCCAGCGGTGACTGGACTCTCTCCTGCGTTCGTGGGCAGGTGAACAGCATCACCTTCGTTTTTGCTGACGGTACGGTCCGTACCGTGCCCCAGCCAGACGTCAGTGGGAAAAACACCGGCAACGGCAATACGCAGAATAAAACCGGTACCGACGGCGGCATCGGCTGGATTTCGGATAATGACGGTATTCCCTGTATCAGCGGTACCCGCAAGTCTAACGCGTCAACGTATCTGCCTACTCTCTTTGCGCTCTCTGCTGCCGGCGCTGCCGGGGAAGCTCTCAGTGAGGGCCAGTACACCACGCAGAACAATGTTAACGGGATTTCATCCACGCTGACCGGCAGTGCCGGCGAAGCGGCGCTGGGGAAAGCCCTCTCAGGTGGCATGAGTGAGACCACTGACTGGGTTAAGCAGCGCTATGGGCAGACGTTTGACGCGATTTATGTGCCGCCGGGTGCGAAGCTGGCCGTGCATATCACCCGCCAGCTTGCCATTGACTATGAAGATAACGGCCGCAGGGTTCGCTACGATTTCACCCTCCCGGGTGGGGTCAGCGACAACGGCGGTCTGGACTGA
- a CDS encoding TIGR03749 family integrating conjugative element protein: MKTRNDTRAGLMALSLLLSPLVSLNSELAKADEFMKWERIPLQIPLQVGLERVVFVDKNVRVGFPPALNGKLRVQSTGGAVYLKADSAFPQTRVQLQDVESGEVILLDVTAGEKGPSEPVRLVYSGEVNTVSSAADTRRQAENSSIQPGSDDGTQAKRKKVQYSAPVPVLLTRYAAQSLYAPLRTVEAVPGIRPVNPHLPKRLTTLYPSEAITATPLAAWGVANRAVVAVRLQNTASRRIVLDPRALQGQFVAATFQHRWLGPVGTPEDTTTAYIVTGTRPESAFIAEPSVARKAVRTAKKEVSHAD; encoded by the coding sequence ATGAAGACCCGTAATGATACCCGCGCCGGGCTGATGGCGCTGTCCCTTTTGCTGTCGCCGCTGGTCTCTCTGAACAGCGAGCTGGCTAAGGCTGATGAATTTATGAAATGGGAGCGTATCCCGTTGCAAATCCCGCTGCAGGTGGGGCTGGAACGGGTGGTATTTGTGGATAAAAATGTCCGGGTGGGTTTTCCTCCGGCACTCAACGGTAAGCTGCGTGTGCAGAGTACCGGCGGGGCTGTCTACCTGAAGGCCGACAGCGCTTTTCCTCAGACGCGGGTGCAATTGCAGGATGTGGAAAGCGGTGAGGTTATTCTTCTCGATGTCACTGCCGGTGAAAAAGGTCCTTCCGAGCCCGTTCGTCTGGTCTACAGCGGTGAGGTGAACACGGTAAGCAGTGCGGCCGATACCCGTCGGCAGGCGGAAAACAGCAGCATCCAGCCGGGAAGTGATGACGGTACACAGGCGAAGCGTAAAAAGGTGCAATACAGCGCCCCCGTTCCGGTATTGCTGACCCGTTATGCTGCTCAAAGCCTGTATGCGCCGTTGCGTACGGTAGAAGCCGTGCCGGGTATCCGCCCGGTGAATCCGCATTTACCCAAACGCCTGACAACACTGTATCCGTCTGAAGCCATAACGGCCACGCCGCTGGCCGCCTGGGGCGTGGCAAATCGCGCCGTAGTGGCCGTCCGTCTGCAAAATACTGCCAGCCGCAGGATTGTACTGGATCCCCGGGCCCTGCAGGGACAGTTTGTCGCGGCGACGTTCCAGCACCGCTGGCTGGGGCCGGTGGGCACGCCGGAAGATACCACCACAGCCTATATCGTGACGGGCACGCGGCCGGAGAGCGCATTCATCGCTGAACCTTCCGTGGCACGTAAGGCTGTTCGTACCGCGAAGAAGGAGGTCAGCCATGCAGATTAA
- a CDS encoding PFL_4703 family integrating conjugative element protein — MSRFRHAVKDRDQHILTLRIACGVLAFFLLITCAGWMLAPNKLTVHNPPDLRTGSTRPWWEVPASSVYSFAFYIFQQLNAWPKNGEVDYPAKIHALSAYLTPGCQDYLNAEARKRSNAGELTDRVRVVYEIPGRGYQSKSVSVISRDSWVVRLDLVADEYFHAEPVKRALVRYPLKVVRWEGDAERNPFGLALDCYDGVPQRLEAAPPTEIPAKSGVFQ; from the coding sequence ATGAGCCGTTTTCGTCATGCGGTCAAAGACCGGGATCAGCATATTCTGACACTGCGTATTGCCTGCGGTGTGCTGGCCTTTTTCCTGTTAATCACCTGCGCCGGCTGGATGCTGGCCCCAAACAAACTGACTGTCCATAACCCACCTGATTTACGTACTGGCAGTACCCGACCCTGGTGGGAAGTACCGGCGTCATCGGTCTATTCCTTTGCCTTCTATATTTTCCAGCAGCTCAACGCCTGGCCGAAAAATGGTGAAGTGGATTATCCGGCAAAAATTCATGCGTTGTCAGCCTATCTGACGCCGGGTTGCCAGGACTATCTGAATGCCGAGGCCAGGAAAAGAAGCAACGCCGGTGAACTGACTGACCGTGTTCGCGTGGTTTATGAAATCCCCGGCCGTGGTTATCAGTCGAAGAGTGTCAGCGTTATCAGCAGAGACAGCTGGGTGGTACGTCTCGACCTGGTGGCGGATGAGTATTTTCATGCTGAACCGGTAAAACGCGCCCTGGTCCGTTATCCACTGAAAGTTGTGCGCTGGGAGGGGGATGCTGAACGCAATCCGTTTGGTCTGGCGCTGGACTGCTATGACGGTGTACCGCAGCGTCTGGAGGCTGCACCACCGACGGAAATTCCCGCGAAATCAGGAGTGTTTCAGTGA
- a CDS encoding TIGR03750 family conjugal transfer protein produces the protein MQTIRFLPDRLNSEPVVFRGFTTPEMGLAALAGLGVGLLLSLPFIPLAGWVIIPTGMLLAPLLVIGFGGRWLSRIKRGKPENYIWQRLEAFKRRHSLGNPTLIVDARGWSLKRTGREK, from the coding sequence ATGCAGACCATTCGCTTTTTACCTGACCGTCTGAACAGTGAACCGGTGGTGTTTCGCGGATTCACTACACCGGAGATGGGGCTTGCCGCCCTAGCCGGTCTGGGCGTGGGTCTGCTCCTGTCTCTGCCATTTATTCCTCTTGCCGGCTGGGTCATTATCCCGACCGGCATGTTACTGGCACCGTTACTGGTTATCGGTTTCGGTGGCCGGTGGCTGAGCCGCATTAAACGCGGCAAGCCGGAAAACTATATCTGGCAGCGGCTGGAGGCGTTCAAACGTCGTCACAGCCTGGGCAACCCGACACTGATCGTTGATGCCCGGGGATGGTCCCTGAAACGAACCGGGAGAGAAAAATGA
- a CDS encoding TIGR03745 family integrating conjugative element membrane protein — translation MYHFASVATRVRRGIDRVINRTFTLVLLVWLTCKSAFADLPTVEAPTSNGGSGLMGQIKGYLQDGVVIGGLVVAAIAFINVAIAAVHTFTEVRNEKSTWTKFGSIIVVGVVLLVAVIWLLGKSADIIL, via the coding sequence ATGTATCACTTTGCGTCTGTTGCCACCCGCGTGCGTCGTGGTATTGACCGCGTTATTAACCGTACGTTCACGCTGGTGCTTCTGGTCTGGCTGACCTGTAAATCCGCATTTGCTGACCTGCCAACGGTTGAAGCGCCAACCTCTAATGGCGGATCTGGTCTGATGGGACAGATCAAAGGCTATCTGCAGGATGGTGTCGTTATTGGCGGACTGGTGGTGGCGGCCATTGCGTTCATTAATGTGGCGATTGCTGCAGTCCATACCTTTACCGAGGTCCGGAATGAGAAGTCAACCTGGACGAAGTTTGGCTCCATCATCGTAGTGGGGGTGGTGTTACTGGTTGCTGTTATCTGGCTGCTGGGCAAGTCCGCCGACATTATTCTCTGA
- a CDS encoding TIGR03758 family integrating conjugative element protein — protein MGMTSAQSTAFKAASGNVEVSILHLVCIGVLLAFLFLWAAWALSDVWTGWSNEKVRNAALGRFAIRAVLLLVVSIWMFAS, from the coding sequence ATGGGAATGACCTCCGCACAATCCACAGCCTTTAAAGCTGCCTCCGGCAATGTCGAGGTCAGCATTCTGCACCTGGTCTGCATCGGTGTGTTGCTGGCCTTTCTGTTTTTGTGGGCCGCATGGGCACTGTCCGATGTGTGGACCGGCTGGAGTAACGAGAAAGTTCGGAATGCTGCGCTGGGTCGCTTTGCTATCCGGGCCGTGCTCCTGCTGGTTGTGAGTATCTGGATGTTTGCCAGTTGA
- a CDS encoding integrative conjugative element protein, RAQPRD family, with protein MNHPRPAWRYITCIPGITGLLLLATLSTTVQAAEKDELASAQRQLDQVQASLERARVAAAQADPAEQGRFFFDYRQATSDLNTIRAGIDRYLEPSRSQPRASSVSGNYRRERP; from the coding sequence ATGAACCATCCCCGTCCGGCCTGGAGATATATTACCTGCATACCGGGCATCACCGGTCTGTTGCTGTTGGCCACATTGTCCACGACTGTACAGGCGGCAGAAAAAGACGAGCTTGCCTCAGCCCAGCGCCAGCTGGATCAGGTGCAGGCCTCGCTTGAACGTGCCCGTGTAGCGGCGGCCCAGGCCGATCCTGCTGAGCAAGGGCGTTTCTTTTTTGACTACCGTCAGGCCACATCCGATTTAAACACCATTCGTGCCGGTATTGACCGCTATCTGGAGCCATCCCGGTCCCAACCCCGGGCTTCATCTGTCAGCGGCAATTATCGTCGGGAGCGTCCCTGA
- a CDS encoding DNA cytosine methyltransferase, which produces MNIIPIRSDYEWTALEFFAGIGLARAGMEQVGIKTVWSNDYDLNKKSMYEGHWKSHKLLLADIHTLKSEDLPVADVAWASSPCTDLSLAGKRVGLRGGRESSAFFGFTDLLAGMNERRPEVIVLENVTGLASSHNREDLRAAVKEFNTLGYAVDAITLDARRFVPQSRPRLFIIGAKNPIDGGEQDSCLRPDWLSWLHKDPEVRTFMMPLPKAPDLLSHGFTQEIETMADSDSRWWNADKVALFKESMTTVQRERLEHFVALDSTTARTAYRRTRSGIPVWEMRAEDISGCLRTARGGSSKQAVVIMGQGTLKIRWMTGLEYARLMGAGWYTLENMRDSQIQYGFGDAVAVPVVGWVARHMILPHLEAAKKSQGIKVNG; this is translated from the coding sequence GTGAACATAATACCGATTCGGAGCGATTACGAATGGACCGCGCTGGAATTCTTTGCGGGTATCGGCCTGGCGAGAGCCGGAATGGAACAAGTGGGAATTAAAACTGTTTGGTCTAATGACTATGACCTGAACAAAAAATCGATGTACGAAGGCCATTGGAAATCTCACAAACTTTTGCTGGCAGACATTCATACCCTGAAAAGCGAAGACCTGCCGGTCGCAGATGTTGCCTGGGCCTCCTCACCCTGTACGGACCTCAGTCTGGCTGGTAAGCGAGTAGGCCTAAGGGGAGGCCGGGAATCATCCGCTTTTTTCGGTTTTACTGATCTACTTGCTGGCATGAATGAGCGCAGACCTGAAGTGATCGTTCTTGAAAATGTCACCGGTCTTGCCTCATCCCATAACAGAGAAGATTTGAGAGCTGCGGTTAAAGAGTTTAACACATTAGGTTATGCAGTTGATGCTATCACCCTGGACGCCCGACGTTTTGTGCCACAGTCCCGGCCTCGGCTATTCATTATAGGCGCAAAAAATCCAATTGATGGCGGTGAGCAGGATTCGTGCCTGAGGCCGGACTGGCTTTCCTGGCTACATAAAGACCCTGAAGTACGTACTTTCATGATGCCTTTACCCAAAGCACCTGATCTATTGAGCCATGGCTTCACTCAAGAGATTGAGACTATGGCTGACAGTGATTCGCGGTGGTGGAATGCTGACAAAGTTGCACTTTTTAAAGAGTCGATGACAACAGTCCAGCGTGAAAGGTTAGAACACTTTGTCGCTCTGGACAGTACAACTGCCCGCACAGCCTATCGCCGCACACGTAGTGGCATTCCTGTATGGGAAATGAGAGCAGAAGATATTTCCGGGTGCTTACGCACAGCGCGAGGTGGCTCCTCCAAACAGGCAGTTGTGATCATGGGTCAGGGGACGCTAAAAATCAGATGGATGACCGGGCTTGAGTATGCACGTCTGATGGGGGCTGGGTGGTACACACTGGAAAATATGCGTGACTCTCAGATTCAATATGGTTTCGGGGACGCCGTCGCGGTTCCTGTTGTTGGCTGGGTGGCCAGGCATATGATCCTTCCGCATCTGGAGGCGGCAAAAAAATCACAGGGAATAAAAGTGAATGGATAA
- a CDS encoding DUF4928 family protein, translating into MDKLSYTEAYLAAAKSWYEGERAKSGSINTNVMNAGLIVSRMMADGMPITDERLYSEGKSQVRGLSGSTISKILEQHGETRVFTREGGRTSRGTIFLAAAFRDVLNNTQVNENEPVDAALVSNQLEAFFTQCVRLDYFDKQRITVDLDYSKPVSSVVSDILKAAAERSDKPTGAVLQHLIGAKLQLRFPDVKIGNDRANAADLHTDREGDFQVGTTAFHVTTAPMEKLITRCVENKRAGYRPVILTLESKVIAARQMADNVGMSEQIAVQAAETFIGNNIEEIAIYDGDKIREGLARLIRTYNIRINAIEIDKSLMIDEPRWIVNILNGS; encoded by the coding sequence ATGGATAAGTTGAGTTACACCGAAGCATACCTTGCAGCGGCAAAATCCTGGTACGAAGGAGAGCGAGCCAAGAGTGGTTCAATAAATACCAACGTTATGAATGCAGGACTGATTGTCTCACGCATGATGGCTGATGGTATGCCCATTACTGACGAACGCCTGTACAGTGAGGGTAAAAGCCAGGTTCGAGGGCTCAGCGGTTCTACCATATCGAAGATTCTGGAACAACATGGCGAAACCCGTGTTTTCACTCGTGAAGGGGGACGCACATCCAGAGGAACTATCTTCCTTGCTGCAGCATTTCGGGATGTGCTGAACAACACTCAGGTTAATGAAAATGAGCCCGTCGACGCTGCATTGGTTTCAAATCAGCTTGAAGCGTTTTTCACACAATGTGTGCGCCTGGACTATTTTGACAAACAGAGGATAACGGTCGACCTGGATTACAGTAAGCCAGTTTCCTCTGTAGTAAGCGATATTCTTAAGGCAGCAGCGGAGCGTTCCGACAAACCCACCGGAGCGGTACTGCAGCATCTTATTGGTGCCAAACTTCAGTTACGCTTTCCCGACGTTAAAATCGGCAATGACAGGGCCAATGCGGCAGATCTTCACACTGACCGGGAGGGGGATTTTCAGGTAGGTACAACTGCATTCCACGTAACCACCGCCCCTATGGAAAAGTTGATTACACGTTGTGTTGAAAACAAGCGTGCAGGTTACAGGCCCGTTATACTGACCCTTGAAAGCAAGGTTATTGCTGCACGTCAGATGGCCGATAACGTTGGCATGTCCGAGCAGATTGCTGTCCAGGCAGCTGAAACCTTCATCGGCAACAACATTGAAGAAATTGCTATCTATGATGGCGATAAAATCCGAGAAGGTCTCGCAAGGCTTATTCGGACATACAACATCCGCATCAATGCTATCGAGATAGATAAATCTCTTATGATTGATGAGCCTCGTTGGATCGTTAACATACTGAACGGCTCCTGA